From Lolium perenne isolate Kyuss_39 chromosome 5, Kyuss_2.0, whole genome shotgun sequence, a single genomic window includes:
- the LOC139831759 gene encoding uncharacterized protein: MDVPAFFGGFKPQRNFTQIKATLPSGSYATSSRTTCRSRVEVDTQLEEAYAVAYEEYLEKIKEHDLVKDAYVQWTSNQMASFTRFMMTGVREEPLPEPPHPGPTPVFPSKEEFYIMYKRQRQLTPGLGESGNDTPCGTPMHPGRHSPGASAEPRHFSGSGGSRRGSTSPSTVEIQRPHFTHSELDRL; this comes from the exons ATGGACGTCCCTGCCTTCTTTGGGGGTTTCAAGCCTCAGAGGAACttcacgcagatcaaggctaccctcccctccggcagctacgctacctcctcgcggactacatgccgttctcgggtagaggtagat actcagctcgaggaggcctatgcagtagcttacgaggagtatctcgagaagattaaggagcatgaccttgtgaaagatgcctatgtccagtggacgagcaaccagatggcg agtttcactcggttcatgatgactggagtgcgagaggaaccactcccagagccacctcatccggggccgacgccagtgttcccgtccaaggaggagttctatatcatgtacaagcgtcagcgtcagttgaccccg ggattgggagaatccgggaacgacactccttgtggtacgccgatgcaccccggtcgccattctcctggtgcttctgccgaacctcggcatttttctggttccggtggctctcgtcgtggttctacctccccgagcaccgttgaaatacagcggcctcacttcacccactcggagctagatcgtctgtag